The Arachis hypogaea cultivar Tifrunner chromosome 16, arahy.Tifrunner.gnm2.J5K5, whole genome shotgun sequence genome contains a region encoding:
- the LOC112757280 gene encoding probable CCR4-associated factor 1 homolog 11, with amino-acid sequence MDVLKIIQLGLSLSDEHDNLPNLGTNNRTHYIWQFNFRDFNLMRDIHAKDSVALLCSHGINFACNAVAGVSSVPFAKLAAASGLLFNKALTWVTFHGAYDIGYLVKILT; translated from the coding sequence ATGGACGTGCTCAAAATCATTCAGCTTGGACTCTCTCTGTCAGATGAGCACGACAACCTCCCTAACCTAGGAACCAACAACAGAACTCACTACATCTGGCAGTTCAATTTCCGAGATTTCAACCTCATGCGTGACATCCACGCAAAGGACTCTGTGGCACTCTTATGCAGCCATGGCATCAACTTTGCATGCAATGCAGTGGCTGGCGTTTCTTCGGTGCCTTTTGCAAAGTTGGCAGCAGCATCTGGGTTGCTGTTCAACAAAGCATTGACATGGGTCACATTCCATGGTGCTTATGATATTGGATATTTGGTGAAGATTCTGACATAG